From the Lentisphaera araneosa HTCC2155 genome, one window contains:
- a CDS encoding SCO family protein translates to EAGEKVALRTYFEQGRPVVINMVYYSCGGTCNALLTGSFMVLDELDWKPGEHFEMLNISFEPKENHILAQAKRANYLKQYSLQGTGIHFLTTTQEVADEITKTLGFKYKWVPSKENPDQGDYSHPSVSHVLTEEGKISRYLYGISFPARDYKFAITRTLLGLYIFKRQIK, encoded by the coding sequence GAGGCCGGCGAAAAAGTGGCACTTAGAACTTACTTTGAACAAGGTCGCCCCGTAGTCATCAATATGGTGTACTACTCATGTGGCGGTACTTGTAACGCTTTACTCACTGGTTCCTTCATGGTTCTCGACGAACTCGACTGGAAGCCCGGCGAACACTTTGAAATGCTCAACATTTCATTTGAACCAAAAGAAAATCACATTTTAGCTCAAGCTAAAAGAGCTAACTACCTCAAGCAATACAGCCTTCAAGGTACGGGCATCCACTTCCTCACAACGACTCAAGAAGTTGCTGATGAAATCACAAAAACTTTAGGCTTCAAATACAAATGGGTTCCCAGTAAAGAAAACCCTGATCAAGGAGATTATTCTCACCCCTCAGTTAGTCACGTGCTAACTGAAGAAGGAAAAATCTCACGCTACTTATACGGAATTTCTTTCCCCGCTCGCGATTACAAATTCGCTATTACGCGAACACTTCTGGGTTTATATATATTTAAACGACAGATTAAATGA